The genomic DNA CTTTTTAATTTGATCATGGACCTGCTCGATATCAAAAAGATAGAAGAAAACCAGCTTGTCCTCTCCAGAACAACCTTTTCCGCCCGGGAACTGGCGAACAACCTGGCCTGGGTCGTCAGTTACGGCCAGCAGCAGGGGAAAGTGGTCATTCTCAATAAATTGATCGACATCAATATTACCGCCGACCTGAACCTGCTGACCAGGGTGTTGGAAAACCTGCTTTCGAACGCGCTCAAACATACTCCTGACGGCGGCACAATAGAGCTGCGGATCAGGGAAGAAAAAGATCATCTGGTTTTTGAGGTCGCTGACAACGGCGAAGGGATCCCCCGGGAATGTTTAGCCCGGGTCTTTGATAAATTCTTCAAGGTCGAGGACCAGAAGATGAAGACCAAGATCGACACCGGCCTGGGACTTACCTTTTGCAAGCTGGCGGTCGAAGCTCACGGCGGCAAGATCGGAGTTGAAAGCACCGTTGGCCAGGGTTCCCGATTCTACTTTACCCTACCAGCCACCTCCACCACCTCCCCCGCCTCCACCGCCTCCTCCTCCGCTCCCGCCGCCGCTTGACGAGGGGCTGCTGCTTAGAGATGAGGACATCTCCGTTACCATCCCATGAAAACTCCCTGACATCTCCCCCACCGAAAAGCTCCGGCCCGCACCGCCACCACCGCTTTTTCCGCCACCAAAACCTCCGATTGAACTGGCGTGGAAAGTCTGACCGCTGCCGTCAGTAAAAGTTGAATGATACCAAGGCGGAGCCGCCAGCGACTGGTCGGCCAGATTATTTATCCAGGCCGTCTCTACGCCAAAAGCGACCGCGTAAGGAAGATATTGCTCAAAGCTCTTGGGATCACCTTTCACTTTTTTTAAATAATTGCGAAAAGCGAGCCATTCTTCTTTCGCTTTAGAGCCGGCCAGCGTTTTCCTGGGCATTAGCGGGGCAAACAGCGCGACAATGATCCCGGAAAACAAAAGTCCCTGCCCAAGAGGCACCAGCAAGATCGAGGTGGAATTATTAAACAGCTGAGTGAACGGGCCGAGCAGCACTAAAGCCGCGATAAAAAACGGCAGCAATAATACAAGCTGAGCCAGCTGTCTCCCTTTAACCGCCTGAACAAAGAAAAGCCCTGGCAGAAAAAAGAAAGCCGCTACCATCACGTTTATGAACGCCACTTCAATATCCCCCAAAGCGGAGATGACCATCCCAAGGATAAAGACCCCAAGCGCGATAAAGTAGTACCTGGTCTTTACGGCGCGCGGATCCATCTCAAAGTAACCGCGACGGACCGTTTGTTTGAAGATCAGGTCAATGATCCCCTCAACGTTCGTATAGAACTTTTCGCGCAGTGAGGAAAGTTTTACTTTATCCCCGACCCTGGGAAGGCCAAATACTCCCTGGATGATCTTATCTTCATAATCGCTTAATCCAACCGGCGCCGCCTTAAGCTGGTATTCAAAATCACGGATGGTGAAGATCCAGGCCTTGTTGACAATTTCGGTGATCTCGATAAAACCGCGCCTGGATAGGTCAAGGATCGTGGCAATGATCTCTTTCATCCCCGCCTCTTCGTCAATAATTGTTCCCGCCAGAGCGGGCGACAGGTCGCTTGGCGGTTTGGACAGGACTTTTTCCGCTCCTTTAACTTCGTAATCGCGGCCGAGCCTGATATAAAGCGCCATCATCCAGAAAAAGGCCAAACCGGCAACCGCCCACGGAAGATATGGGGAAACC from Candidatus Margulisiibacteriota bacterium includes the following:
- a CDS encoding DUF2207 domain-containing protein, which encodes MRRGKKPRKKQVAKKNLFNRYVLIAAFLLVSLSAAGARSLYWDQIAVDLTINRDSTVDIVETQTYVFTGAYNGGYRDIKLKGFDALSDIELYEDDIKYQEGSLDKYHYTVSNENGARRIKWRSRDITEPEYDQTPKTFTIKYKVKGLIDHQKNFDELYWKAIFEERDGEVRKARVFVRFPAPVGPTNLKGMLYTGVSGGTWQIIDPRTIVFRGENLPPGEKFEIKVDFPPGIVAKVFSLKKMFKTRVSPYLPWAVAGLAFFWMMALYIRLGRDYEVKGAEKVLSKPPSDLSPALAGTIIDEEAGMKEIIATILDLSRRGFIEITEIVNKAWIFTIRDFEYQLKAAPVGLSDYEDKIIQGVFGLPRVGDKVKLSSLREKFYTNVEGIIDLIFKQTVRRGYFEMDPRAVKTRYYFIALGVFILGMVISALGDIEVAFINVMVAAFFFLPGLFFVQAVKGRQLAQLVLLLPFFIAALVLLGPFTQLFNNSTSILLVPLGQGLLFSGIIVALFAPLMPRKTLAGSKAKEEWLAFRNYLKKVKGDPKSFEQYLPYAVAFGVETAWINNLADQSLAAPPWYHSTFTDGSGQTFHASSIGGFGGGKSGGGGAGRSFSVGEMSGSFHGMVTEMSSSLSSSPSSSGGGSGGGGGGGGGGGGGGW